The following coding sequences are from one Rhipicephalus microplus isolate Deutch F79 chromosome 3, USDA_Rmic, whole genome shotgun sequence window:
- the LOC119172617 gene encoding uncharacterized protein LOC119172617, with protein sequence MIRGSLLLLLTFAIFAQAFGYTPTYRFRFLKSAGRPPKPFKLTPKSPQPTTRFIGPVISFRAALPPVLGLRPMAMPMPMPMPVPMPIPMVPASNFIGPNPGGVVAAFVTPAVGAPNTALGFVPGPLVPTPRLVQPVISPHQNFTLLSKHSSGPSVTATVFRAPGGLSATSVQRVEGTSTSLFRESDTAGAKTTTTTSTRKSPPLVRVPVLGTARRMGFFPVVDPPIHYFVYEK encoded by the coding sequence ATCCGTGGCAGCCTACTCCTGCTTCTGACCTTCGCCATCTTCGCTCAGGCGTTCGGATATACTCCAACGTACCGGTTTCGCTTCCTGAAGAGTGCTGGCCGCCCCCCAAAGCCCTTTAAACTAACTCCCAAGTCTCCGCAGCCGACAACCCGGTTCATCGGGCCAGTAATTTCTTTTAGAGCCGCGCTTCCTCCGGTCCTTGGATTAAGGCCAATGGCGATGCCGATGCCGATGCCGATGCCAGTGCCGATGCCGATTCCGATGGTACCCGCTTCTAATTTCATAGGACCCAATCCTGGCGGGGTAGTTGCGGCTTTTGTGACACCAGCAGTAGGAGCTCCCAATACTGCCTTAGGCTTCGTGCCAGGGCCTCTCGTTCCTACACCACGCCTCGTGCAGCCCGTCATTTCTCCACACCAGAACTTCACGCTCTTGTCGAAGCACTCCTCAGGGCCAAGTGTGACGGCCACGGTGTTCCGTGCTCCCGGAGGCCTCTCTGCCACTAGTGTGCAGCGCGTTGAAGGCACGTCCACCTCGCTCTTCCGTGAGTCCGACACTGCCGGCGCCAAAACCACCACCACTACCAGTACTCGCAAGTCTCCACCTCTGGTTCGCGTGCCGGTACTAGGTACTGCGCGCCGCATGGGGTTCTTTCCTGTGGTTGATCCTCCCATACATTATTTCGTTTACGAGAAATAA